From Desulfobacterales bacterium, a single genomic window includes:
- a CDS encoding response regulator, which produces MNQQKKILVVDDSPILRDIIKYELEEGGYKVYEATDGIMAMAKVAEVIPDLITLDVEMPKLNGFETFKRIYDPSFSRYITKENGEKMPVIFITSNDSLKERRLGFELGAADFISKPFTKGEVINAVNKILRAEEGLKNLRALVVDDSPVARKVISSTLKSEGIAVIEAVNGLDAYIILCEMIGEIDIVITDLMMPKMKGDELCKKIRDELKLIDMPVIVLTASDDHSSILNVFKSGASDYVIKPFAKEELLARIMVRIERTKLNKRLKEAISELKELNKMKHDFLSICSKDLNAPLKEVVNYSGMLLEREYIQNNDKEKIKQIIEQANLVSGFINDFLDINKAKRKKTKSNLERISIFSVVTTSIHAMKNLAAQKNHQIKKIDNSGSVYIIGNRNGIIRLINNLLSNAIKFTSKDGEITITINKVSENEISISVSDTGLGIPEDKIKNLFDKYTKISTPGTMGEKSTGLGMSIIKEIVDAHSGRIEVKSKVGEGTCFTVIFPLEEAKKEKAKSENVIKEKQENPSDIDIKKKVLIVEDFESNIMIIKEFLKKSPYELEFAQNGEEAVQKYKENNYDVIMMDMYMPIMDGTDASRKIREFEKQRSDKEIKKRTPIVAMTGSSSHAELKQCVESEMDDFLFKPFNKESILNMIDKWANSSPTTPRSSSIDNLLNKSIEQSFVSPINKTNENNNPIDMKKALAEFDNDKELLMEVIKGFVGKVRDSIITIRKAVNTGDIKSLQYEAHTIKGGSSNLTACSLSNAAMELEELAKQNKSEKFNATIENLESEFYRLDSYLMGLDI; this is translated from the coding sequence ATGAATCAGCAGAAAAAAATTTTAGTAGTTGATGATAGTCCTATACTTAGGGATATTATAAAGTATGAGCTTGAAGAAGGCGGATATAAAGTTTATGAAGCGACTGACGGGATAATGGCTATGGCGAAAGTAGCAGAAGTAATTCCCGACTTAATAACGCTTGATGTTGAAATGCCTAAACTAAACGGGTTTGAAACTTTTAAAAGAATTTACGACCCTTCTTTTTCTCGTTATATAACTAAAGAAAATGGCGAAAAAATGCCAGTCATTTTCATTACATCTAATGATAGCTTAAAAGAACGTAGATTAGGGTTTGAACTTGGAGCAGCTGATTTTATAAGTAAGCCTTTTACAAAAGGAGAAGTAATTAATGCTGTAAATAAAATTTTAAGAGCTGAAGAAGGCTTGAAAAATCTCAGAGCTCTTGTTGTAGATGATAGCCCTGTTGCAAGAAAGGTAATTTCATCAACATTAAAAAGCGAAGGAATTGCTGTAATTGAAGCTGTAAATGGTTTAGATGCCTACATAATTTTATGCGAAATGATCGGGGAAATAGATATAGTTATTACTGACCTTATGATGCCTAAAATGAAAGGGGATGAGCTTTGTAAAAAAATACGGGATGAGCTTAAACTCATTGATATGCCTGTCATTGTTTTAACAGCGAGTGACGACCACTCAAGTATTCTTAATGTTTTTAAGTCTGGAGCAAGTGATTACGTAATAAAGCCTTTTGCAAAAGAAGAACTACTTGCGCGTATCATGGTTCGTATTGAAAGGACAAAACTTAATAAACGTCTTAAAGAAGCTATTTCTGAGCTTAAAGAATTAAATAAGATGAAACATGATTTTCTTTCTATATGTTCAAAGGATTTAAACGCTCCTTTAAAAGAGGTAGTGAATTATTCAGGAATGCTTCTTGAACGTGAATACATTCAAAATAATGATAAAGAAAAAATTAAACAGATAATTGAACAAGCTAATCTTGTATCAGGCTTTATTAATGATTTTCTTGACATCAATAAAGCCAAAAGAAAAAAAACAAAATCGAACCTTGAACGAATTTCAATATTTTCGGTTGTTACTACAAGTATTCATGCTATGAAAAATCTTGCCGCTCAAAAAAATCACCAAATAAAAAAAATAGATAATAGCGGAAGCGTTTATATAATAGGAAATAGAAACGGTATAATAAGGCTTATTAATAATCTTCTTTCAAATGCCATAAAGTTCACTTCAAAAGATGGTGAAATTACAATAACTATAAATAAAGTTTCGGAAAACGAAATATCAATTTCTGTATCTGATACTGGACTTGGAATACCTGAAGATAAAATAAAAAACCTTTTTGATAAATATACAAAAATTTCAACCCCAGGCACAATGGGTGAAAAAAGCACAGGTCTTGGGATGTCTATTATAAAAGAAATAGTAGATGCTCATTCCGGTAGGATTGAAGTAAAAAGTAAAGTCGGAGAGGGAACTTGTTTTACAGTTATATTTCCTTTAGAAGAAGCAAAAAAAGAAAAAGCTAAATCTGAAAATGTTATCAAAGAAAAACAAGAAAATCCGTCAGATATTGATATTAAGAAAAAAGTTTTAATTGTCGAGGACTTTGAATCAAATATTATGATAATAAAAGAATTCCTCAAAAAAAGTCCCTATGAACTTGAATTCGCACAAAATGGTGAAGAGGCTGTCCAAAAATATAAAGAAAATAATTACGATGTTATTATGATGGATATGTATATGCCTATTATGGACGGAACGGACGCAAGTAGAAAAATAAGAGAATTTGAAAAGCAGCGTTCAGATAAAGAGATAAAGAAAAGAACTCCTATAGTTGCGATGACCGGAAGTTCAAGCCACGCAGAACTTAAGCAATGTGTTGAATCAGAAATGGACGATTTTTTATTTAAGCCTTTTAATAAAGAATCCATCCTTAATATGATAGATAAATGGGCTAATTCATCGCCAACAACGCCACGCTCATCTTCAATTGATAATCTTTTAAATAAAAGTATTGAACAAAGTTTTGTTTCGCCTATTAATAAAACTAATGAAAATAATAATCCTATTGATATGAAAAAAGCTCTTGCCGAATTTGATAATGATAAAGAATTGCTTATGGAAGTAATAAAAGGATTTGTCGGAAAAGTGAGAGATTCTATAATTACGATACGTAAAGCTGTAAATACTGGAGATATAAAGAGTTTACAGTATGAAGCCCATACTATAAAAGGTGGCTCTTCAAATCTTACAGCTTGTTCTTTATCAAATGCTGCAATGGAGCTTGAAGAACTTGCAAAGCAAAACAAATCGGAAAAATTCAATGCAACAATTGAGAACCTTGAATCAGAATTCTATCGCCTTGATAGCTACTTAATGGGTTTAGATATATAA